From the Cyclopterus lumpus isolate fCycLum1 chromosome 25, fCycLum1.pri, whole genome shotgun sequence genome, one window contains:
- the pak4 gene encoding serine/threonine-protein kinase PAK 4: MFTKKKKSRIQISAPSNFEHRVHTDFDEQEQKFVGLPRQWQSLIEDTAKRPKPFIDATVITTVEPRKTIVRGSKLGVDGSLTWLLDEFDTMSVTRSNSLRRGSPPIQPRKGSSSSGGGGGQENGDPHSRHYSHADRDQPRPEHHQSGGDHRQGPRVLRPHWDEGVQCRPQQQPRGQEPSRTHRDRPGSGPPPPPHRDREHRDRGQEQVAHRDQPSELRPKSSYMVRDSSPQSPRDKRPLSGPNICTPNLPVTEGVMKTAQQTTRPFNTYPRADSEGGRSPTGQPVRHQDSSPKNGPSSGSTRGSSSSKPPVSHPHPHHTSHPSLTPEATQHPHTQHPNVPAPRPPAPSGPPASGAPPQGRSPQKEPQRVSHEQFRAALQMVVDPGDPRTYLDHYIKIGEGSTGIVCIATVKTTGKLVAVKKMDLRKQQRRELLFNEVVIMRDYHHENVVEMYNSYLVGDELWVVMEFLEGGALTDIVTHTRMNEEQIATVCLSVLKALSVLHTQGVIHRDIKSDSILLTHDGRVKLSDFGFCAQVSKEVQRRKSLVGTPYWMAPELISRLPYGPEVDIWSLGIMVIEMVDGEPPYFNEPPLKAMKMIRDNLPPKLKNLHKVSPLLKGFLDRMLVRDPAQRASASELLKHPFLTKAGPPSCIVPLMRQNRMR; the protein is encoded by the exons ATGTTCACCAAAAAGAAGAAGTCTCGCATCCAGATCTCCGCTCCATCCAACTTTGAGCACCGCGTGCACACAGACTTTGACGAGCAGGAGCAGAAGTTCGTCGGGCTGCCGCGGCAATGGCAGTCGCTCATCGAAGACACGGCCAAAAGGCCCAAGCCCTTCATCGACGCCACCGTCATCACTACTGTAGAGCCGCGCAAG ACAATTGTACGTGGCAGCAAGCTTGGCGTGGACGGCTCTCTGACCTGGCTGCTGGATGAGTTTGACACCATGTCCGTGACTCGCTCCAACTCCCTGCGACGGGGCAGCCCCCCAATCCAGCCTCGCAAGGGCTCTAGCtcttcaggaggaggaggagggcaggagaacGGTGACCCTCACTCCCGACACTACTCACAcgcagacag AGACCAACCCAGACCGGAGCACCACCAGAGTGGAGGTGACCACCGCCAGGGTCCCCGTGTGCTCCGTCCTCATTGGGATGAGGGAGTCCAGTGTCGCCCCCAGCAGCAGCCCCGGGGCCAAGAGCCCAGCCGCACCCACAGGGACAGGCCTGGCTCcggccctcctcctccacctcataGAGACCGAGAGCATCGGGACCGGGGTCAG GAGCAGGTGGCTCACAGGGATCAACCCAGTGAACTCAGGCCAAAGTCCAGCTACATGGTGCGGGACAGCAGCCctcagtctcccagggacaagaGGCCTCTCTCCGGGCCCAACATCTGCACCCCTAACCTTCCAGTGACGGAGGGCGTGATGAAGACTGCCCAACAGACCACGCGGCCGTTTAACACCTACCCGAGGGCGGACAGCGAGGGCGGACGCAGCCCCACAGGACAG ccGGTTCGACACCAGGACTCTTCCCCTAAAAACGGCCCCTCCAGCGGCTCCACACGAGGCTCCTCCAGCTCAAAGCCCCCTGTAAGCCACCCGCACCCTCATCACACTTCCCACCCCAGCCTGACCCCTGAGGCCACCCAACACCCTCACACCCAGCACCCCAACGTTCCGGCCCCGCGCCCCCCCGCGCCCTCTGGGCCCCCGGCGTCGGGTGCTCCGCCCCAGGGCCGCTCGCCGCAGAAGGAGCCCCAGAGGGTTTCCCACGAGCAGTTCAGAGCGGCACTACAGATGGTGGTGGATCCCGGCGATCCACGGACCTACCTGGACCACTACATTAAGATAGGGGAGGGGTCGACGGGGATCGTGTGTATCGCCACAGTGAAGACCACGGGGAAACTGGTCGCCGTGAAGAAGATGGACCTGAGGAAGCAACAACGCAGAGAACTCCTCTTCAATGAG GTGGTGATCATGCGGGACTATCACCATGAGAACGTGGTGGAGATGTACAACAGCTACTTGGTGGGAGACGAGCTCTGGGTCGTCATGGAGTTCCTGGAGGGGGGAGCGCTCACCGACATTGTGACGCACACCAG GATGAACGAGGAGCAGATCGCCACGGTGTGTCTGTCCGTCCTGAAGGCTCTGTCCGTCCTGCACACGCAGGGCGTGATCCACAGGGACATCAAGAGtgactccatcctcctcactcACGATGGCCGC GTGAAGCTGTCAGACTTTGGGTTCTGTGCCCAGGTGTCTAAGGAAGTGCAAAGAAGGAAGTCTCTGGTGGGAACCCCCTACTGGATGGCACCAGAGCTCATATCCAGGCTGCCTTATGGACCGGAG GTGGACATCTGGTCTCTGGGTATCATGGTCATAGAGATGGTGGACGGGGAGCCGCCATACTTCAACGAGCCGCCGCTCAAAGCCATGAAAATGATCCGAGACAACCTGCCCCCCAAACTGAAGAACCTGCACAAG GTCTCCCCTCTGCTCAAGGGCTTCCTGGATAGGATGTTGGTGCGAGACCCGGCTCAGAGGGCCTCGGCCAGCGAGCTTCTCAAGCACCCCTTCCTGACGAAGGCGGGTCCGCCGTCCTGCATCGTCCCCCTGATGAGGCAGAACCGGATGAGATGA